The Rhizobium sp. WSM4643 genome contains the following window.
TTCGGCGGCCTCGGCATCGAAGTCACGATGGAAGACGAACTCGTCAAGGTCATCACCCCGATCGACGACACGCCCGCCGCCAAGGCCGGCGTTCTTGCCGGCGACTATATCTCCGAAATCGACGGCCAGTCCGTGCGCGGCCTGAAGCTGGAAGACGCCGTCGAGAAGATGCGTGGCGCCGTCAACACGCCGATCAAGCTGACGCTGATCCGCAAGGGTGCCGACAAGCCGATCGAGCTGACGATCGTCCGTGACGTCGTTGCCGTCCAGGCAGTCAAGTCGCGTGTCGAGGACGATGTCGGTTATCTCCGCATCATCTCCTTCACCGAGAAGACCTATCCTGACATGGAAAAGGCGATCAAGAAGATCAAGGAAACCGTTCCGGCCGACAAGCTGAAGGGTTATGTTCTCGACCTGCGCCTCAATCCGGGCGGTTTGCTCGACCAGGCGATCAACGTCTCCGATGCCCTGCTGCAGCGCGGCGAAGTTGTTTCGACCCGTGGCCGCAACCCGGATGAAACACGCCGCTTCAATGCCGGCCCGGGCGACCTGACGGATGGCAAGCCGGTGATCGTGCTGATCAACGGCGGTTCGGCTTCCGCATCGGAAATCGTCGCCGGCGCTCTTCAGGATCTGCGCCGTGCCACCGTTCTCGGCACGCGCTCCTTCGGCAAGGGTTCCGTCCAGACGATCATCCCGCTCGGCGAAAACGGCGCGCTGCGCCTGACCACGGCGCTCTATTACACGCCGTCGGGCCGCTCGATCCAGGGTACCGGCATCACTCCCGACATCAAGGTCGAGGAGCCGCTGCCGCAGGAACTGCAGGGCAAGATGGTGACCGAAGGTGAATCCAGCCTGCGCGGCCACATCAAGGGCCAGAGCGAAACCGACGAAGGTTCGGGCTCCATTGCCTACGTACCGCCGGATCCGAAGGACGACGTTCAGCTGAACTACGCGCTCGACCTTCTGCGCGGTAAGAAGACCGATCCGGCCTTCCCGCCGAACCCAGACAAGGCCGTCGTCGCCAAGTAATCGATCGCTCAAGGCCGGGCACCTCGCCCGGCCTTGAGCCTTTCTGCTGTTTCCCGGTTTTGGAGCGGGCGAAAAATTGGGAACGGACCTGCATACGCCTCTGGGCCGCAACCGCAAAACCGGCCGCAAGCGTCCGGGTGTTCTGCGCCTGGGCCGCATCGCCGCCAGTCTTTGCCTTTTCGCCATAGGCGGCTTTTCCCTCTATACGGCGTTTCGCGGCAATGAGCTCGAACGCATCAAGCCACCGGCGGCCGAACAAGCCGCAACGGCCCCTTCCAATAGCCCTCAGCCGCCGATGGCCACCGCGGACAAAGCGGGCGACGGTATGCCCCGCGCCGACCCGCGCTCGGGCGCCAATGTCGAGCAGATGGTCACGGGCGACGGCTCGGTTGTCACCAAATTCAGCCCCCGCCCGCGCGACGGCGGCGGGCCGGTGCTGGTCGACGCCATGCAGATCGGCCAGGATCCGCGCATCGCGACCCAGCCCAATGAAGCGCTGCTCGAAGAGACGCCTTTTGGCAGGCTGCCGATCGTCGGCCCCGATGGCCGGCGGCCGATGGATCAATATGCGCGTCCCTCGTCCGGCGCGCGCGGCGTCCGTATCGCCATCGTCGTCAGTGGCCTCGGGCTCAGCCAGACCGGAACGCAGCGCGCCATCGCGCAGCTGCCGGAGGAGATCACCTTCGCTTTTGCCGCAAGCGGCAACAGCCTGCAGCGCTGGATGCAGGAAGCCCGCCGCGGCGGTCACGAGATCCTTCTGCAGGTGCCGCTCGAACCCTTTGATTATCCGGCAAACGATCCGGGCCCCGAAACGCTGTTGACTACGAAATCGGCCGCCCGCAACATCGAAAACCTGCACAAGGCGATGGGTGAGATCACCAATTATACCGGCGTCATGAATTATCTCGGCGGCCGTTTCCTGTCTGATCCCGCCGCCATGGAACCTGTCATGCGAGACATCGGCAAGCGCGGGTTGCTGTTTCTCGACGACGGCACCTCGGCACAGTCGAAGACGGCGGCGATCGCCAAGGGAACCGAACTGCCCTATGCCTTCGCCGACCTGCAGCTCGACGGCCAGCTTGATATCAACGCCGTCCTGAAGAAGCTTGACGAGCTCGAGCGCATCGCCCGCAAGAATGGCCAGGCGATCGGCATCGCCTCGGCTTTCGATGAGAGCGTTGACGCCATCGCCAAATGGAGCGAGGAGGCGGCGATGCGCGGCGTCGAGATCGTCGGCGTTGCCGCCCTTTCCAACGACCCCCGGAAACCTTGAGAGCTTCCCTGAGAAGAATCCCAAAACGGAGAAGAAGATGAACAAGGCGAGCGTGAAAGCCGAGGATCTGCCCTACCGCCCCTGCGTCGGGGTGATGATCCTGAACCGCGATGGCCTCGTCTGGGCCGGGCGGCGCATCCCCGATGGCAATTCCGAATATGACGGCTCGCCGCAGCTCTGGCAGATGCCGCAGGGGGGCATCGACAAGGGCGAGGATCCATTGGACGCCGCCTACCGCGAACTCTACGAAGAGACCGGCATGAGGACGGTGACCCTGCTTGCCGAAGCGAGAGACTGGATCAATTATGATCTGCCACCGGCACTGATCGGCATCGGGCTCAGGGGGAAATTTCGCGGCCAGACGCAGCGCTGGTTCGCCTTCCGCTTCGACGGCGACGACAGCGAGATCGCCATCAACCCGCCGCCTGGCGGCCATGAACCGGAATTCGATGCTTGGGAATGGAAGCCGATGCAGCAACTGCCGGCGCTGATCGTGCCCTTCAAGCGCGCCGTCTACGACCAGGTGGTGGCCGAGTTCCAGCATTTGGAAACACTTCAATCGGAAGACTGATCACGGCGGGGTGACTGCCGCCGTATGCGCGCGGCGGCGGGAATAGGATCTCCGGCCGCCATGAGCGGCCGGCATCCCGTTCGAACCTTATTCGGCTTCGTT
Protein-coding sequences here:
- a CDS encoding RNA pyrophosphohydrolase → MNKASVKAEDLPYRPCVGVMILNRDGLVWAGRRIPDGNSEYDGSPQLWQMPQGGIDKGEDPLDAAYRELYEETGMRTVTLLAEARDWINYDLPPALIGIGLRGKFRGQTQRWFAFRFDGDDSEIAINPPPGGHEPEFDAWEWKPMQQLPALIVPFKRAVYDQVVAEFQHLETLQSED
- a CDS encoding divergent polysaccharide deacetylase family protein, with product MGTDLHTPLGRNRKTGRKRPGVLRLGRIAASLCLFAIGGFSLYTAFRGNELERIKPPAAEQAATAPSNSPQPPMATADKAGDGMPRADPRSGANVEQMVTGDGSVVTKFSPRPRDGGGPVLVDAMQIGQDPRIATQPNEALLEETPFGRLPIVGPDGRRPMDQYARPSSGARGVRIAIVVSGLGLSQTGTQRAIAQLPEEITFAFAASGNSLQRWMQEARRGGHEILLQVPLEPFDYPANDPGPETLLTTKSAARNIENLHKAMGEITNYTGVMNYLGGRFLSDPAAMEPVMRDIGKRGLLFLDDGTSAQSKTAAIAKGTELPYAFADLQLDGQLDINAVLKKLDELERIARKNGQAIGIASAFDESVDAIAKWSEEAAMRGVEIVGVAALSNDPRKP
- a CDS encoding S41 family peptidase — its product is MIRRASLVLVGALMGATAMSVIYSAGVPAEAAGSSTYKELSVFGDVFERVRAQYVTPPAEDKLIENAINGMLSSLDPHSSYMNSKDAEDMRTQTKGEFGGLGIEVTMEDELVKVITPIDDTPAAKAGVLAGDYISEIDGQSVRGLKLEDAVEKMRGAVNTPIKLTLIRKGADKPIELTIVRDVVAVQAVKSRVEDDVGYLRIISFTEKTYPDMEKAIKKIKETVPADKLKGYVLDLRLNPGGLLDQAINVSDALLQRGEVVSTRGRNPDETRRFNAGPGDLTDGKPVIVLINGGSASASEIVAGALQDLRRATVLGTRSFGKGSVQTIIPLGENGALRLTTALYYTPSGRSIQGTGITPDIKVEEPLPQELQGKMVTEGESSLRGHIKGQSETDEGSGSIAYVPPDPKDDVQLNYALDLLRGKKTDPAFPPNPDKAVVAK